One Micromonospora craniellae genomic region harbors:
- the ltrA gene encoding group II intron reverse transcriptase/maturase has product MALNAYAAGADGVTIEQFETRLADNLYRLWNRMSSGSYFPGPVRAVEIPKKGGVRILGIPNVVDRVAQTVAVLVLEPEVEKVFHDDSYGYRPGRSPIDAIRVCRQRCFKKDWVVDLDVKAFFDSVRWDLMLKAVARHTTHPWVMLYVERWLRAPILMPDGTLTHRNKGTPQGGPISPLIANIFLHYGFDTWMGREFPGVGFERFADDVVVHCVTERQAQQVRQAIDRRFADIGLQLHPDKTRIVYCKDDRRRLDYELVTFTFCGYAFRPRKAWDKIRGRARTGFLPAVAPGKLTDMSRKVASWRLHRRTTGNLADLAVEVNPVLRGWLNYFTVFYPSAVYPIGKRIDRHLMRWAKWKYKRLKRSDDRARVWLRDVRQRSPDLFAHWAMRYTT; this is encoded by the coding sequence GTGGCCCTGAATGCTTACGCGGCCGGGGCCGACGGAGTGACGATCGAACAGTTCGAAACGAGGTTGGCTGACAACCTCTACCGACTGTGGAACCGTATGTCGTCGGGCAGCTATTTCCCCGGCCCGGTCCGGGCGGTGGAGATCCCGAAGAAGGGTGGGGTCAGGATTCTGGGCATTCCCAATGTGGTCGACCGGGTGGCGCAGACGGTGGCGGTGCTGGTGTTGGAGCCGGAGGTGGAGAAGGTGTTCCACGACGACTCCTACGGATATCGTCCCGGACGGTCCCCGATTGATGCGATTCGGGTGTGTCGGCAGCGGTGTTTCAAGAAGGACTGGGTCGTCGATTTGGACGTCAAGGCCTTTTTCGACTCCGTGCGGTGGGATTTGATGCTCAAGGCGGTGGCGCGTCACACGACTCACCCGTGGGTCATGCTGTATGTGGAGCGCTGGTTGAGAGCGCCGATTCTGATGCCCGACGGGACCCTGACCCATCGGAACAAGGGGACACCGCAGGGTGGTCCGATCTCCCCGTTGATCGCCAACATTTTTCTGCACTACGGCTTCGACACCTGGATGGGCCGTGAGTTTCCCGGGGTCGGGTTCGAGCGGTTCGCAGACGATGTGGTGGTCCACTGCGTGACCGAACGTCAGGCGCAACAGGTGCGTCAGGCGATCGATCGTCGGTTCGCGGACATCGGGTTGCAGTTGCACCCCGACAAGACGCGCATCGTGTACTGCAAAGACGACCGGCGCCGTCTCGACTACGAGCTGGTGACGTTCACGTTCTGCGGGTACGCGTTTCGTCCCCGGAAGGCATGGGACAAGATCCGCGGAAGGGCCCGGACCGGGTTCCTACCCGCGGTTGCCCCGGGGAAGCTGACCGATATGAGCCGCAAGGTCGCGTCCTGGCGGCTACATCGACGCACGACCGGCAACCTGGCAGACCTCGCCGTAGAGGTCAACCCTGTCCTTCGGGGCTGGTTGAACTACTTCACCGTGTTTTACCCGAGCGCGGTCTACCCGATCGGCAAGCGCATCGATCGTCATCTGATGCGCTGGGCGAAGTGGAAGTACAAGCGACTCAAACGCAGCGACGACAGAGCTCGAGTATGGCTACGAGACGTCCGGCAACGGTCGCCCGACCTGTTCGCGCACTGGGCGATGCGGTACACGACCTGA
- a CDS encoding recombinase family protein, with amino-acid sequence MPATSPLTPPRRRGRRAHTPTAEQPTGPRRVCVYIRRSTDDEHQPFSLDAQRAALEKYVASQPGWTIVAEYEDDASGATTERPGLKKALHAAKAGLYDVLLVYRLDRFSRSVADLLDLITILEASNVRFSSATEPVDTGGPFGRMMLQLLAVFAEFERNIIIDRVKSAG; translated from the coding sequence ATGCCTGCCACGTCACCCCTCACCCCACCGAGACGACGCGGCCGACGCGCCCACACCCCCACCGCCGAGCAGCCGACCGGCCCTCGTCGAGTCTGCGTCTACATCCGCCGCTCCACCGACGACGAACACCAACCCTTCTCCCTCGACGCCCAACGCGCCGCCCTCGAAAAGTACGTCGCCTCTCAGCCTGGCTGGACCATCGTCGCCGAATACGAAGACGACGCCTCCGGCGCCACCACCGAACGCCCCGGACTCAAGAAAGCACTCCACGCCGCGAAAGCCGGCCTCTACGACGTCCTGCTCGTCTACCGACTCGACCGATTCAGCCGCAGCGTCGCCGACCTCCTCGACCTCATCACCATCCTCGAAGCATCAAACGTCCGATTCTCATCCGCCACCGAACCCGTCGACACCGGCGGACCCTTCGGTCGCATGATGCTCCAACTCCTCGCCGTCTTCGCAGAATTCGAACGCAACATCATCATCGACCGAGTGAAGAGTGCCGGGTAG
- a CDS encoding replication-relaxation family protein — MRKRLPAPDPLLRLQASITGRDDRLLGWLYDHGAMTTDQVAAALFPSLDFAQRRLLRLTTVGAVDRFRPNRPDGGSYPYHYVLDQLGYDHVHAQRGLGPPRRDQARRRKQSLTSRRDLPHLLGGNQVFIDLAAHARTHPHTVLDRWQPASAFHEPGVFYRKGGDPQMMVLGPKGLPRPDGAGVWTEHRRSVPFFLEYDTGRERLDILTEKIAKYERLYAMSTWAWPVLFHLPSAHRETNLHHRLADLPGLDTVIATTTAELRTALNASPAEPVWQIAGLGTAGRMRLVDLPYTDTQHDTQYPTPAPTGPNGQAP; from the coding sequence ATGCGTAAACGCCTACCGGCTCCGGATCCGCTGCTGCGGTTGCAGGCCAGCATCACCGGCCGCGACGACCGTCTCCTCGGCTGGCTCTACGACCACGGCGCCATGACCACCGACCAGGTCGCCGCTGCCCTGTTCCCGTCCCTGGACTTCGCCCAACGCCGGCTCCTGCGCCTCACCACGGTGGGGGCGGTGGACCGGTTCCGACCCAACCGACCAGACGGCGGCTCCTACCCCTATCACTACGTCCTGGACCAGCTCGGCTACGACCACGTCCACGCCCAACGCGGCCTCGGACCACCACGCCGGGACCAGGCCCGCCGCCGCAAACAATCCCTCACCTCACGCCGGGACCTGCCGCACCTGCTCGGCGGCAACCAGGTCTTCATCGACCTCGCCGCCCACGCCCGCACCCACCCGCACACCGTCCTGGACCGCTGGCAACCCGCCTCCGCCTTCCACGAGCCCGGCGTGTTCTACCGCAAGGGCGGCGACCCGCAGATGATGGTCCTCGGACCGAAAGGACTGCCCCGCCCCGACGGGGCCGGGGTATGGACCGAACACAGGCGGTCCGTGCCCTTCTTCCTCGAGTACGACACCGGCCGTGAACGCCTCGACATCCTCACCGAGAAGATCGCCAAATACGAGCGGCTATACGCGATGAGCACCTGGGCATGGCCCGTGCTGTTCCACCTACCCTCCGCCCACCGCGAGACGAACCTGCACCACCGCCTCGCCGACCTCCCCGGCCTGGACACGGTCATCGCCACCACCACCGCCGAACTCCGCACCGCCCTCAACGCCAGCCCCGCCGAACCGGTCTGGCAAATCGCAGGCCTCGGCACCGCCGGCCGGATGCGGCTGGTCGACCTGCCCTACACCGACACCCAACACGACACCCAATACCCCACACCCGCGCCAACAGGTCCGAACGGACAGGCACCCTGA
- a CDS encoding DUF2637 domain-containing protein, producing the protein MLLIGGAAGAASFRHVHDVAAAHGQPGWLAWADAVVLELTSIAAGLELRRNRRLGKSVAFPATVLTVAVFLSLAAQVVGAEPSVIGWIAAALPALGFLAMVKIALGRADPAPLRRTAPPAPSNRSGRSGRSGPVSGTDATVPDAAETVPGPAAPVHPGTATVPDSTPAVTATALGGQSTVPDRRNLHERVRDGGPEIEALVPVARTAARALAAQGTPLSRKALARQLRADGHQLSNATASALVRVLRAEPTPPRQLSPDLSPADVA; encoded by the coding sequence ATGCTGTTGATCGGTGGCGCGGCGGGCGCGGCGTCCTTTCGCCACGTCCATGACGTCGCCGCCGCGCACGGGCAGCCGGGTTGGCTGGCGTGGGCGGACGCGGTCGTGCTGGAGTTGACGTCGATCGCGGCGGGCCTGGAGCTGCGCCGTAACCGGCGGCTGGGCAAGAGCGTGGCGTTCCCGGCGACCGTGTTGACGGTGGCGGTGTTCCTGTCCCTGGCGGCTCAGGTCGTCGGGGCGGAGCCGTCGGTGATCGGCTGGATCGCCGCCGCGTTGCCGGCACTCGGCTTCTTGGCGATGGTGAAGATCGCCCTCGGCCGCGCCGACCCTGCCCCACTCCGCCGGACAGCCCCGCCCGCCCCGAGCAACCGGTCCGGGCGGTCCGGGCGCTCCGGGCCCGTTTCCGGCACCGACGCCACGGTCCCGGACGCCGCTGAGACGGTCCCCGGACCGGCTGCGCCGGTCCACCCCGGCACGGCGACGGTCCCGGACTCCACCCCCGCGGTCACCGCCACCGCTCTGGGCGGTCAGTCGACGGTCCCGGACCGGCGCAACCTCCACGAGCGGGTCCGGGACGGTGGGCCGGAGATCGAGGCGTTGGTCCCGGTCGCCCGGACCGCCGCCCGTGCCCTCGCGGCCCAGGGGACACCGTTGTCCCGTAAGGCCCTCGCGCGGCAGCTGCGCGCTGACGGGCACCAACTGTCCAACGCCACCGCCTCGGCGCTCGTACGTGTCCTGCGCGCCGAACCCACCCCGCCCCGTCAGCTCTCGCCGGATCTGTCACCAGCGGATGTCGCGTGA
- a CDS encoding transposase family protein, giving the protein MRPDGLPIWTSEAMPGHLHDTSCARDLGITAALNWSAAELDLPALADSGYESTGHGIKTPIKQPTDGSRLAPDNRAYNRLLRGLRWQGERGFAILIGRWKTLRHTNISPRRIGDIVAAALHLTHFEYKYLSESC; this is encoded by the coding sequence ATGCGTCCAGACGGGCTGCCGATCTGGACCTCGGAAGCGATGCCCGGGCATCTACACGACACCAGCTGCGCCCGCGACCTCGGGATCACCGCCGCCCTGAACTGGTCCGCCGCCGAACTCGACCTGCCCGCCCTGGCCGACTCCGGCTACGAAAGCACAGGCCACGGCATCAAGACCCCGATCAAGCAGCCCACCGACGGCAGCCGCCTCGCGCCCGACAACCGCGCCTACAACCGACTGCTCCGCGGCCTGCGATGGCAAGGCGAACGCGGCTTCGCCATCCTGATCGGACGCTGGAAGACGCTCCGCCACACGAACATCAGCCCACGCCGAATCGGCGACATCGTCGCCGCCGCATTACACCTGACCCACTTCGAATACAAATACCTATCCGAATCTTGTTGA
- a CDS encoding ISAs1 family transposase, which translates to MSARLGGVSPLSERDTPGLLQVLAEVPDPRDARGRIYALPGLLAMAIAAVLSGSSRVVEIVEWAADLPDAVWDRLGAARDALTGARRVPDDGTLGRVLAGIDADALDAAVCRWLLGRAGVTGRGRRVIAVDGKTLRGSGPAGSQAHLLAALDQAEQIVLAQIDVNGKTNEISRFQPLLDGLDLAGAVITADALHTQREHARWLVEDKHAGYVFVVKRNQPRLYRQVKALPWGKIPALDATRERGHGRYDIRELQAVTCLGPLALDFPHAAQALRIRRRRHNPATGRWSTVTVYAITSLTAAAAGPADLADWLRGHWAIEVLHHIRDTTYREDASRLRTGNAPRALATLRNTAISLLRLNGATSIAATLRRNSRDPYRSLQILGLT; encoded by the coding sequence TTGTCCGCACGCCTGGGTGGCGTGTCGCCGTTGTCGGAGCGGGACACGCCGGGGTTGCTGCAGGTCCTTGCCGAGGTGCCGGACCCGCGTGATGCCCGGGGTCGGATCTATGCGCTGCCGGGGCTGCTCGCGATGGCGATCGCGGCGGTGCTCTCGGGATCCAGCCGGGTCGTGGAGATCGTCGAGTGGGCTGCGGATCTGCCGGACGCGGTGTGGGACCGTCTCGGCGCGGCCCGCGACGCCTTGACCGGGGCCCGGCGGGTGCCTGATGACGGCACGCTGGGCCGGGTGCTGGCCGGCATCGACGCCGACGCGTTGGATGCCGCGGTGTGTCGCTGGCTGCTCGGCCGGGCCGGTGTGACCGGGCGGGGTCGGCGGGTGATCGCCGTTGACGGCAAGACGCTGCGTGGCAGCGGCCCGGCCGGGTCTCAGGCGCACCTGCTGGCCGCGTTGGACCAGGCCGAGCAGATCGTCCTGGCGCAGATCGACGTTAATGGGAAGACGAATGAGATCAGCCGGTTCCAGCCGTTGCTCGACGGTCTGGACCTGGCCGGGGCGGTCATCACGGCGGACGCGCTGCACACCCAGCGCGAGCATGCCCGCTGGCTGGTCGAGGACAAACACGCCGGATACGTCTTCGTCGTCAAGCGCAATCAGCCACGGCTCTACCGACAGGTCAAGGCCCTGCCCTGGGGGAAGATCCCCGCCCTGGACGCCACCCGTGAGCGCGGGCACGGCCGCTACGACATCCGGGAGTTGCAGGCGGTCACCTGTCTGGGGCCGCTCGCGCTGGACTTCCCACACGCGGCCCAGGCCCTGCGTATCCGGCGCCGCCGACACAACCCGGCCACCGGACGTTGGTCCACCGTCACCGTGTACGCGATCACCAGCCTGACCGCAGCCGCGGCCGGTCCCGCTGACCTGGCCGACTGGCTACGCGGACACTGGGCCATCGAGGTCCTTCACCATATTCGCGACACCACCTACCGCGAGGACGCCAGCCGGCTACGCACAGGCAACGCGCCTCGCGCCCTGGCCACCCTTCGCAACACCGCGATCAGCCTCCTCCGCCTCAACGGCGCCACCTCGATCGCAGCAACCCTGCGCCGAAACAGCCGAGATCCATACCGATCCCTACAAATACTCGGACTCACCTAG
- a CDS encoding helix-turn-helix domain-containing protein, giving the protein MIAYRAMIDVPRELVQHLARLLYVQRRACGTRRGTRALTCFYQALMVLVWFRKGEDMTLLAAGFGISRATAYRYRDEGITVLAAQAADLHTALRRAAADGWSHVILDGKLFDCDRLTETTRAFAR; this is encoded by the coding sequence GTGATTGCCTATCGTGCCATGATCGACGTCCCGAGGGAACTCGTGCAGCATCTCGCGCGGCTGCTGTACGTGCAGCGCCGGGCCTGCGGCACTCGCCGTGGCACTCGTGCGTTGACCTGCTTCTACCAGGCCCTGATGGTGCTCGTGTGGTTCCGCAAGGGTGAGGACATGACCTTGCTGGCAGCCGGCTTCGGTATCTCCCGGGCGACGGCGTACCGCTACCGCGACGAGGGCATCACGGTGCTCGCCGCCCAGGCGGCCGACCTGCACACCGCTCTGCGTCGGGCCGCCGCCGACGGCTGGTCCCACGTGATCCTCGACGGCAAACTGTTCGACTGCGACCGGCTCACCGAGACCACCAGGGCGTTCGCAAGGTAG
- the ltrA gene encoding group II intron reverse transcriptase/maturase has product MSQPGLTGKSHDIPKRLIWAAWLKVKGNGGAAGADGVTIEQFETRLADNLYRLWNRMSSGSYFPGPVRAVEIPKKGGVRILGIPNVVDRVAQTVAVLVLEPEVEKVFHDDSYGYRPGRSPIDAIRVCRQRCFKKDWVVDLDVKAFFDSVRWDLMLKAVARHTTHPWVMLYVERWLRAPMLMPDGTLTHRNKGTPQGGPISPLIANIFLHYGFDTWMGREFPGVGFERFADDVVVHCVTERQAQQVRQAIDRRFADIGLQLHPDKTRIVYCKDDRRRLDYELVTFTFCGYAFRPRKAWDKIRGRARTGFLPAVAPGKLTDMSRKVASWRLHRRTTGNLADLAVEVNPVLRGWLNYFTVFYPSAVYPIGKRIDRHLMRWAKWKYKRLKRSDDRARVWLRDVRQRSPDLFAHWAMRYTT; this is encoded by the coding sequence GTGAGTCAGCCAGGGTTGACAGGCAAGTCGCACGATATCCCAAAGCGGCTGATCTGGGCCGCGTGGTTGAAGGTGAAAGGTAATGGCGGAGCGGCCGGGGCCGACGGAGTGACGATCGAACAGTTCGAAACGAGGTTGGCTGACAACCTCTACCGACTGTGGAACCGTATGTCGTCGGGCAGCTATTTCCCCGGCCCGGTCCGGGCGGTGGAGATCCCGAAGAAGGGTGGGGTCAGGATTCTGGGCATTCCCAATGTGGTCGACCGGGTGGCGCAGACGGTGGCGGTGCTGGTGTTGGAGCCGGAGGTGGAGAAGGTGTTCCACGACGACTCCTACGGATATCGTCCCGGACGGTCCCCGATTGATGCGATTCGGGTGTGTCGGCAGCGGTGTTTCAAGAAGGACTGGGTCGTCGATTTGGACGTCAAGGCCTTTTTCGACTCCGTGCGGTGGGATTTGATGCTCAAGGCGGTGGCGCGTCACACGACTCACCCGTGGGTCATGCTGTATGTGGAGCGCTGGTTGAGAGCGCCGATGCTGATGCCCGACGGGACCCTGACCCATCGGAACAAGGGGACACCGCAGGGTGGTCCGATCTCCCCGTTGATCGCCAACATTTTTCTGCACTACGGCTTCGACACCTGGATGGGCCGTGAGTTTCCCGGGGTCGGGTTCGAGCGGTTCGCAGACGATGTGGTGGTCCACTGCGTGACCGAACGTCAGGCGCAACAGGTGCGTCAGGCGATCGATCGTCGGTTCGCGGACATCGGGTTGCAGTTGCACCCCGACAAGACGCGCATCGTGTACTGCAAAGACGACCGGCGCCGTCTCGACTACGAGCTGGTGACGTTCACGTTCTGCGGGTACGCGTTTCGTCCCCGGAAGGCATGGGACAAGATCCGCGGAAGGGCCCGGACCGGGTTCCTACCCGCGGTTGCCCCGGGGAAGCTGACCGATATGAGCCGCAAGGTCGCGTCCTGGCGGCTACATCGACGCACGACCGGCAACCTGGCAGACCTCGCCGTAGAGGTCAACCCTGTCCTTCGGGGCTGGTTGAACTACTTCACCGTGTTTTACCCGAGCGCGGTCTACCCGATCGGCAAGCGCATCGATCGTCATCTGATGCGCTGGGCGAAGTGGAAGTACAAGCGACTCAAACGCAGCGACGACAGAGCTCGAGTATGGCTACGAGACGTCCGGCAACGGTCGCCCGACCTGTTCGCGCACTGGGCGATGCGGTACACGACCTGA
- a CDS encoding DEAD/DEAH box helicase, translated as MLPRARSSSIIQSRHLNDHQKAALSHVPAGTGVTTPQSAIRSSHYLANALPTGTGKTDTMNALFTAARIDRLLVVVPTDELRTQLAGKFETYGVLPAVGALDEPVLRPVVGTIEHAFASAASAIAFAERCNIIVATVSALAASAEPARRALVDECSHLFVDEAHHIVATQWEQIRDYFHDRYVVQFTATPFRADGKHLGGRLIFAFPLREAQRQGYFSGIDYIPVTDFADPDVAIAMRAVERLRKDLANGFDHLLMARAKTKARADEIIGIYTQIAADLNPVKIHSGETKRQRLTRLRSVEQRASRIIVCVDMLGEGYDLPALKIAAIHDAHKSLPVTLQFIGRFARVGDGTLGDACAVVNRPDPEYDENLRQLYADDADWNLIIRELAEAAVGAEDRISEFEAGFGSTLPDAVPVRSLEPKLSTVMYRTRCTDWTPEAAANLFGEDRLLTSSIAVNRQKNLAWFVSVERVEVRWGAIKSVEDVRHDLYVLYWDNDKNLLYVNSSNTDSVVSIQGHSMT; from the coding sequence ATGCTTCCACGAGCGCGGTCTTCCTCGATCATCCAGTCTAGACACCTGAATGATCACCAGAAGGCCGCGCTCTCTCACGTACCCGCCGGAACCGGCGTGACTACCCCACAATCGGCAATCCGGTCATCTCACTACCTTGCGAACGCCCTGCCCACCGGCACCGGCAAGACCGACACAATGAACGCCTTGTTCACTGCGGCACGGATCGACCGACTGCTGGTGGTCGTCCCGACCGATGAGCTTCGCACGCAACTCGCAGGCAAGTTCGAGACGTATGGCGTCCTGCCTGCCGTCGGGGCTCTCGATGAGCCGGTCCTCCGGCCGGTCGTCGGGACGATCGAGCATGCATTCGCCTCAGCGGCTAGTGCCATTGCCTTCGCGGAACGGTGCAACATCATCGTGGCGACCGTCAGTGCACTTGCCGCGTCTGCCGAGCCGGCGCGCCGGGCACTAGTCGATGAGTGCAGCCACCTGTTCGTAGACGAGGCGCATCACATTGTCGCGACACAGTGGGAGCAGATCCGCGACTACTTCCATGATCGCTACGTCGTTCAGTTCACCGCTACGCCGTTCCGCGCAGATGGCAAGCATCTAGGTGGTCGCCTCATATTCGCATTTCCGCTGCGCGAAGCTCAACGGCAGGGCTACTTCTCTGGAATCGACTACATCCCTGTCACCGACTTCGCTGATCCGGACGTCGCAATCGCCATGAGGGCGGTCGAGAGACTACGCAAGGACCTCGCGAATGGATTCGACCATCTACTCATGGCGCGCGCCAAGACGAAGGCACGCGCCGATGAGATTATCGGAATCTACACGCAGATCGCGGCCGACCTAAACCCCGTAAAGATCCACAGCGGTGAGACGAAGCGGCAGCGACTTACCCGGCTCAGATCCGTCGAGCAACGAGCAAGTCGGATCATCGTCTGTGTCGACATGTTGGGTGAAGGGTACGACCTTCCCGCCTTGAAGATCGCCGCGATCCATGATGCCCACAAGAGCCTGCCAGTAACGCTTCAGTTCATCGGCCGCTTTGCCCGCGTGGGCGATGGAACCTTGGGCGACGCGTGCGCCGTAGTGAACAGGCCGGATCCTGAGTACGACGAAAACCTGCGCCAGTTGTACGCCGACGATGCTGACTGGAACCTGATAATCCGAGAACTGGCCGAGGCCGCAGTCGGCGCCGAGGACCGGATCAGCGAGTTTGAGGCCGGGTTTGGGTCGACCTTGCCGGACGCCGTGCCGGTCCGTTCGCTCGAGCCCAAACTCAGCACGGTTATGTACCGTACTAGATGCACAGACTGGACCCCGGAGGCTGCCGCTAATCTCTTCGGCGAAGATCGCCTGTTGACATCCTCAATAGCTGTGAACAGGCAGAAGAACCTCGCATGGTTCGTCAGTGTGGAGCGCGTCGAAGTGCGGTGGGGCGCAATAAAGTCGGTCGAAGATGTCAGACACGATCTCTACGTTCTCTACTGGGACAACGACAAGAACCTGCTTTACGTCAACAGCTCCAACACAGACAGCGTCGTAAGCATTCAGGGCCACTCCATGACGTAG